Within Bacteroidales bacterium, the genomic segment CAATTGAAGGACATATTGGGCGCAGCGCCAAGGACAGGCGGGTCATGTTCGTTTATCCGGATGGTGAATATGGTAAACCGGCCATCACACATTATAATGTAATGGAGCGTTTTGGCTATGTGACCCTGCTTGAGTGCCAGCTTGAAACCGGACGAACTCACCAGATCAGGGCGCATATGCGTTTTATCGGGCATCCATTGTTTAATGATGAAAAATATGGTGGGAACCAAATTCTAAAAGGAACAACTTTCACAAAATACAAGCAGTTTGTTCAGAATTGCTTCAATCTGATTCCGCGGCAGGCCTTGCATGCAAAATCGCTTGGATTCAAACATCCCATTACTGGAAAGGAATTGCATTTTGATTCTGAATTGCCAGCGGACATGCAAGCCGCAATAGATAAATGGAGAAAGTATTCCATTTCAGGCCATCAGTTGGAGTAGAGTTGCCGGTCAATAATTAGTTTGTGCCTGCTGGTAGAGCCATTGTTGCGCGATATAGTAACAATATAAACCCCGCGTTTTAGCTCTGATGTATTCAGGTTTATCGAATATAGGTTCTTAATCCCGTACTGCCATGAAGTTACTGGCCGTCCGGTAATATCAGTTACATGAAATATTAACTCCTCATCATCATGGTTGCCTAAAAGCATGGTCACATTGTCGTTGGCCGGATTTGGAAACATCCCCGGAACAACATTTATATAATTTTCACGAACCAGGGTATCGGTGCTGTACTCGTTTTTTACAATCAGGGTAACATCATAATCCCCATAGGTATAGTAAGTAATATGACCCGGATCTCTGCCAGTTACCTCAGCAGGTTCGCCACCCTGAAAAATCCATTTCCATTCAGTGGGTTCACCAATTGAGATGTCTCTGAAACCAATGCTCTGGCCGGCCTGCAAAGCACTGGTATCTGCAAGGAAGAGAGAAACCACCTGCAATACATTAAAAGTTCCTTGAAGTTTTTCCACCCCTGTGTTATCAGGATCCAGCCAGTATTTTAACTGCCTGTCCGGTGTATCACCCATTGACTCCCATGATTTGGCAATTTTCCCATAATAATCCGCACCGGTCAGGTTTGTGCAGGAAGCCGCACCACCCGTAAGCTGACCCACAATCAGTCCTTCATTATTAAAAATTGGCGATCCCGAAGAACCTCCTTCGGTAACACCATGTCCGTTTTGTGTTTCGCTCCATCTCACCTGCCAGTACATGTTTGGAGTATTGGAGTTAAAGTTGCTCGAAACCAAAGGTTCAGTGTATGTTGAAATCTTTTTGATGTCTCCCTTAGGATGATGGATACCAACGCCTGACGGTGAAGAAGAGTCAACTCTTGACCATCCGTTGAAATAGGGTAATACTGCCGGCGGTAATTCATTGTTAAGAAGTACAAGGCAGAAATCACTTCCCATATACGAATTACCACCGCCTATATTGGCTTTAAGTGATGCACCTGTGAGCGATACTGCTGGTGGTTCTATCATCGGTGTCGGACAATCGCTGGCTTCATAATTGAAATAAAAAACCCACTGGCCTATGTCAGATTCGGAAGCATAGGTAGAACCTGAGCGGGCGCAGTGATCGGCGGTAAAAAGATAGGGTTGGTAGTCAAAGCGGGTATTGTTTAAAAGGCTACCGGAGCATCTGAAAACGGTACTTCCCACACGCGAATTGATCTTTACGATTCCTCTTTTCTGATCCTGCCAACCGAAACCTTCGATACAATTTACATTAACATTGCATGAACCGGAGCTTCTAAACTGTTTTAGATCATTGTTTTCAATTTTGTAAGCATACAACAAATCCGTGATGGTGAATGAAGGTTGTTCTGGCACATCAGCAGGAACAACCATTTCAATGATCAGCGATTCGCCGGAAATCAGCTCTGTAGCGAATAGGCCGCTTTCATGATTATTTTGCTGAGTAAAGGCACCAATGAGTTTGGTTCTTTTAACATTGTAAACATATAACTCACACCCTTGTGGGAGATAAAAATCCTCGAAATATAATGATAATTGCTTTGCTTTTTCAGAGCCGATGAGCAATCGCCATTGCTTGCTGTTATTTGGGAGACGTTTCCAGACTCCATTATTGTAAGGCGTAATTTGAATTGGCAGGAGTACGCCTATTCTTTCGGCTACACCCCATTTGCCCGCTTCTTCATCTTCCTTGAGCAAGGTTTCGGTTTCCGGAGCAGGAACCATTACTGTTTGAATTGTTGGATCATCCGATTTTTGTATGAACCCCGGAGGGATACCACCACTACTGATCTGCGCGGCAGCAAGGAATGGTAACAATAAGGCAAATACGAATACTGATTTTATGAGTATCAATTTCAAGGCTGCAGCAAAGTGTTTAAACGATCTGGTCATGTATGAACAAAGATTGATTAGAAAATTGAGGGTAAAAGTAGCAATTATCAACGATAACGTTGAAAATTGCAAAAACATATCTTTTGGTTTCGATGGGTTGTAATGGTTCACCACCATGGTTCAGCCAATAACCTTCTTAAAGTTGCTATTTCGCTAATGATCGTTTTTGTTAACACATACGGATCGCATAATGAATCCAATACATTACAAACGGTTTATGTATTTTTGCATGGTTCTGATTACTCATTTGAATTTCACTCAATACCTTAGGAAATGATTATTGTTACCGGCGCAGCGGGATTTATAGGCAGTATTTTGGTTGGCAGGCTGAACGAGGATAAGATTGATGATCTTGTGCTCGTTGATGACTTTTCAACTCAAAGCAAGCAGAGTAATTTTGAAAATAAGAGTTTCCGGTGTTTGGTCAACCGGAATGATTTTCACCACTGGTTACTGCAACATCAGGGCGATGTGCGCTTCGTGTTTCATATTGGTGCCCGAACCGATACAACCGAAGTCAATCAGGATATTTTTGACGCACTGAACCTGAATTACTCCAAAATGATTTTCGAAATGTGCGCCAATGCTGGCATCCCGCTTGTTTATGCTTCATCAGCAGCTACCTATGGACAGGGTGAGCATGGCTACAGCGATAATCATTCACTGGTTGAAAAGCTTCAGCCTTTAAATTCTTATGGCAAATCAAAAAATGACTTTGATAAATGGGTTCTGAAGCAAAAGAAAATGCCACCTTTTTGGGCCGGGATGAAGTTCTTTAATGTATATGGACCAAACGAGTACCATAAAAACCGGATGGCCAGTGTTATCTTTCATGCTTACAACCAGATGAAAAATTCCGGTAAAGTGAATCTTTTCCGGTCGCATCATCCTGATTTTGCTGATGGAGGGCAACTCCGCGATTTTGTTTATGTGAAAGACGTGGTTGAGGTACTGATGTTTTTAATGCGGACGCAACCCGAATCAGGTATTTACAATCTTGGAACCGGTAAAGCCCGTAGTTTTGCCGATCTTGCAAAGGCTACATTTGTTGCTGCAGGTTCAGAAGAAAACATAATTTATATTGACACGCCAGCTGATATCCGCGACAAGTACCAATATTTTACTGAAGCTGACATGCATAAGCTTCGCCGGGCCGGCTATAAGCATGCTTTCCATACTCTTGAAGAAGGGATAAAGGACTATGTTGCAAATTACCTCGAGAAAAAGCTGTACTTCTAATAATTAAAGGAACTACCTTGCCTCCTTCTGAAGATTATCCAGTTCGTCCTTAATAGAAGTAAGGAATTCGCGCATTACCTTGAGGGATTTCACCAATTCAAATTCCTGGAGAGTGTCCTGTGGATTGTTTTTTAATTTTTCTTTTGCACCTTGCAAGGTGTAACCTCTTTCTTTAACCAGGTTGAAGATGAGATGGAAGTTGTCAACATCAGTGCGGGTAAACAAGCGGTTGCCTTTTTTATTTCGCTGTGGTTTTATGATCTCAAATTCATTTTCCCAAAAGCGGATCATGCTCGTGTTAACCCCAAAGAGTTTAGCTACCTCACCAATGGTGAAATACATTTTCTCAATTTGTTTTTTAGAGCGGGGCATCTTTGAAAAAATCAATCCATCGTTTGACCAGGGCGGGCTGAGAGTTCAATCAACTGGTCGTATTCTTCGGGTGTGATATCGCTGTAAAAGAAGTGAATTGGGTTGACCGGCTTACCATTACGCCTAACCTCATAATGAAGGTGCGGGGCAGTTGATTTCCCGGTATTGCCAACATAGCCAATAACTTGTCCGCGTTTGATCTGCTGACCTCTTTTAACGTTGAATTTTGATAAATGGGCATACAGGGTTTCATAACTAAACCCATGATTTATCACAACATAATTTCCATATCCAACTTTCAAACGCTCAACCTTGGTAACAACACCATCGCCAGTAGCATAAATTTCGGTTCCAACCGGCGCAGTAAAATCAACGCCTTCGTGGAATTTCTTGATTTTGTAAAACGGATCGGTACGGTAGCCATAAAATGAACCAATGCGGCGCAAATCACGATTACTTACCGGTTGAATGGCCGGAAGTGCAGCAAGCAGTTTTTCTTTATTCTTAGCCATATCAAATACTTCGTCGAAAG encodes:
- a CDS encoding T9SS type A sorting domain-containing protein, encoding MTRSFKHFAAALKLILIKSVFVFALLLPFLAAAQISSGGIPPGFIQKSDDPTIQTVMVPAPETETLLKEDEEAGKWGVAERIGVLLPIQITPYNNGVWKRLPNNSKQWRLLIGSEKAKQLSLYFEDFYLPQGCELYVYNVKRTKLIGAFTQQNNHESGLFATELISGESLIIEMVVPADVPEQPSFTITDLLYAYKIENNDLKQFRSSGSCNVNVNCIEGFGWQDQKRGIVKINSRVGSTVFRCSGSLLNNTRFDYQPYLFTADHCARSGSTYASESDIGQWVFYFNYEASDCPTPMIEPPAVSLTGASLKANIGGGNSYMGSDFCLVLLNNELPPAVLPYFNGWSRVDSSSPSGVGIHHPKGDIKKISTYTEPLVSSNFNSNTPNMYWQVRWSETQNGHGVTEGGSSGSPIFNNEGLIVGQLTGGAASCTNLTGADYYGKIAKSWESMGDTPDRQLKYWLDPDNTGVEKLQGTFNVLQVVSLFLADTSALQAGQSIGFRDISIGEPTEWKWIFQGGEPAEVTGRDPGHITYYTYGDYDVTLIVKNEYSTDTLVRENYINVVPGMFPNPANDNVTMLLGNHDDEELIFHVTDITGRPVTSWQYGIKNLYSINLNTSELKRGVYIVTISRNNGSTSRHKLIIDRQLYSN
- the rfaD gene encoding ADP-glyceromanno-heptose 6-epimerase yields the protein MIIVTGAAGFIGSILVGRLNEDKIDDLVLVDDFSTQSKQSNFENKSFRCLVNRNDFHHWLLQHQGDVRFVFHIGARTDTTEVNQDIFDALNLNYSKMIFEMCANAGIPLVYASSAATYGQGEHGYSDNHSLVEKLQPLNSYGKSKNDFDKWVLKQKKMPPFWAGMKFFNVYGPNEYHKNRMASVIFHAYNQMKNSGKVNLFRSHHPDFADGGQLRDFVYVKDVVEVLMFLMRTQPESGIYNLGTGKARSFADLAKATFVAAGSEENIIYIDTPADIRDKYQYFTEADMHKLRRAGYKHAFHTLEEGIKDYVANYLEKKLYF
- a CDS encoding MerR family transcriptional regulator, which translates into the protein MPRSKKQIEKMYFTIGEVAKLFGVNTSMIRFWENEFEIIKPQRNKKGNRLFTRTDVDNFHLIFNLVKERGYTLQGAKEKLKNNPQDTLQEFELVKSLKVMREFLTSIKDELDNLQKEAR
- a CDS encoding M23 family metallopeptidase, whose product is MAKNRYRFNNKTLEFEKVQVTSKDRLRRFFSHMLTGVVFATVVIVFAYNFLESPKEKMQHREIENLKLNYEILNDRLDQLYTVLEDLQDRDDNIYRVIFEAEPVPTSMRKAGFGGTDRYARLSGFAHSDIVVNTAQKIDIISSKLYVQSKSFDEVFDMAKNKEKLLAALPAIQPVSNRDLRRIGSFYGYRTDPFYKIKKFHEGVDFTAPVGTEIYATGDGVVTKVERLKVGYGNYVVINHGFSYETLYAHLSKFNVKRGQQIKRGQVIGYVGNTGKSTAPHLHYEVRRNGKPVNPIHFFYSDITPEEYDQLIELSARPGQTMD